The proteins below are encoded in one region of Ornithinimicrobium avium:
- a CDS encoding complex I subunit 4 family protein, translated as MTDSLRTAVRQAVDLVPDLGTWWLVLALAPLLLAVATLLTADRWGTAPGYRSVRATSVGAAVLSAVGVAGTTLHRPQIEVPWIQGLGVWLRLGADGLSIPLLLLTSLVGVVAVTLHLHVPPPHRPEAPDEAGIATTSPIPVVRGTDVPGLATYHACLLLVVLGALVAFLAGDAILFFIGLELVLVPMWVLVARYGDPDARREGAALRFLLVTVVGSTLMVVGLLGVATVTGTSDLSVWAAQRGAGIEPRTQVALAGILLVGLGIKVPVFPLHTWLPWVHSTAPTAASVLLAAVLLKLGTYGMVRLVVPVVPEGFSVLAPLLGGLGVVGIVWASLACLVEDDLKRLIAWSSVAHLGFVVLGLSTGTQTGLQAALFGNVAHGLISAFLFVVVGGLKHRWGSARFTVARAALRETSPHLGAALVLGMAASMGLPGLAGFWAEIGAIYSAWAPAADRPEGWFRLYSVLAATGGALAVAYSTRVLHEVWSGDRLEPRIPDAVRTERFALRTLGALVLAVGVLPMLLLAVTAPVSQMVVGR; from the coding sequence GTGACGGACTCGCTGCGCACCGCCGTCCGGCAGGCCGTGGACCTCGTGCCCGACCTGGGCACCTGGTGGCTGGTCCTGGCCCTCGCGCCGCTGCTGCTGGCGGTCGCCACGCTGCTCACCGCCGACCGGTGGGGCACGGCGCCCGGCTACCGATCAGTACGCGCGACCTCCGTGGGTGCCGCGGTCCTCTCGGCCGTCGGCGTGGCCGGGACCACGCTGCACCGCCCGCAGATCGAGGTGCCGTGGATCCAGGGCCTGGGGGTGTGGTTGCGGCTCGGCGCCGACGGACTGAGCATCCCGCTGCTGCTGCTCACCTCTCTCGTCGGCGTCGTCGCCGTCACCCTGCACCTGCACGTCCCGCCGCCCCACCGGCCCGAGGCCCCGGACGAGGCGGGGATCGCGACCACCTCGCCCATCCCCGTCGTCCGCGGGACCGACGTCCCCGGCCTCGCGACCTACCACGCGTGCCTGCTGTTGGTGGTCCTGGGCGCCCTCGTGGCCTTCCTGGCCGGCGACGCCATCCTCTTCTTCATCGGCCTCGAGCTGGTCCTGGTGCCGATGTGGGTGCTCGTGGCGCGCTACGGCGACCCCGACGCGAGGCGCGAGGGCGCGGCGCTGCGCTTCCTGCTCGTCACCGTCGTCGGCTCGACCCTCATGGTCGTCGGGCTCCTGGGGGTGGCCACCGTCACCGGCACCAGCGACCTGTCGGTCTGGGCGGCGCAGCGCGGCGCGGGTATCGAGCCGCGCACCCAGGTCGCGCTCGCCGGCATCCTGCTCGTCGGCCTCGGCATCAAGGTGCCCGTCTTCCCCCTGCACACCTGGTTGCCGTGGGTGCACTCGACCGCCCCCACCGCCGCGTCCGTCCTGCTCGCCGCGGTGCTGCTCAAGCTCGGCACCTACGGCATGGTCCGTCTCGTGGTGCCGGTCGTCCCGGAGGGCTTCTCCGTGCTGGCGCCGCTGCTCGGCGGCCTGGGCGTCGTCGGCATCGTCTGGGCCTCGCTCGCGTGCCTCGTCGAGGACGACCTCAAACGGCTGATCGCGTGGTCCTCGGTGGCCCACCTGGGCTTCGTCGTCCTGGGACTGTCGACCGGCACGCAGACCGGCCTGCAGGCCGCGCTCTTCGGCAACGTCGCGCACGGGCTGATCTCGGCGTTCCTCTTCGTCGTGGTCGGTGGCCTGAAGCACCGCTGGGGCAGCGCCCGCTTCACCGTCGCGCGGGCCGCCCTGCGCGAGACCTCCCCGCACCTGGGCGCCGCGCTCGTCCTGGGCATGGCCGCCTCGATGGGCCTGCCCGGGCTCGCCGGGTTCTGGGCCGAGATCGGCGCGATCTACTCCGCCTGGGCGCCGGCGGCCGACCGGCCCGAGGGCTGGTTCCGTCTCTACTCCGTGCTCGCCGCGACCGGCGGCGCGCTCGCGGTCGCCTACAGCACCCGCGTCCTGCACGAGGTATGGAGCGGGGACCGTCTCGAGCCCCGCATCCCCGACGCGGTGCGCACCGAGCGCTTCGCGCTGCGCACCCTCGGCGCGCTCGTTCTCGCGGTCGGGGTGCTGCCGATGCTGCTGCTGGCGGTCACCGCCCCGGTCAGCCAGATGGTGGTCGGCCGATGA
- a CDS encoding proton-conducting transporter transmembrane domain-containing protein codes for MTLDLNLVATLPVLTPLLAAVVVLVADAAVPGEREVHLWLAAAGLVGGALAVVPGLPQRSGDARGAFCLPTGECLYTADRLTSVLQLTALAAAGVVLALAWQDWGRASRTGRAPVMAALVLGATGGAAAVPAAGDLGTLLVALELATLPAVGLVALADPRWSAERRARGVDGAVALLMTSLVSFGLVALGAALWVAATGTALLSLPATHDPVLLLLASVFILAGLGFKLSAVPFHAWTPVTYTTASLPVTAYLATVSKAAAVGAAVVLVRAVGEVDQTSLLAIALMAALSMSVGNVVALVQTDAVRLLAWSTVAQAGWVLLPLASLSSRAVHAAGSYLVVYVLGTLLAFTVVVAVAEYHGPDGGAAGTSLEAHAGLLRRRPLLGLPLGLALLTLAGLPPAVVGLVAKVVALRPVAGDGTWWLAVVAALNVALGVAVYVRWLVRVLGPAPLGSAPASGPVPAADAQAVPGGTAAGRTPVRVWTVVGVLSLLVVVWSVSPVGVV; via the coding sequence ATGACCCTCGACCTCAACCTGGTGGCGACGCTGCCGGTCCTGACGCCCCTGCTCGCGGCGGTGGTCGTGCTCGTGGCGGACGCCGCCGTCCCCGGGGAGCGCGAGGTGCACCTCTGGCTGGCGGCGGCGGGGCTCGTCGGCGGCGCGCTCGCGGTGGTCCCGGGCCTGCCGCAGCGGTCCGGCGACGCGCGGGGGGCGTTCTGCCTGCCGACGGGGGAGTGCCTCTACACCGCCGACCGGCTCACCTCGGTCCTGCAGCTGACCGCACTGGCCGCCGCGGGGGTCGTCCTGGCCCTGGCCTGGCAGGACTGGGGCAGAGCCTCGCGCACCGGCCGGGCGCCGGTCATGGCCGCGCTCGTCCTCGGTGCGACCGGCGGCGCGGCGGCCGTGCCGGCCGCCGGTGATCTCGGCACCCTGCTCGTCGCGCTCGAGCTGGCCACGCTGCCTGCGGTGGGCCTGGTCGCGCTCGCCGACCCGCGGTGGTCGGCCGAGCGGCGGGCCCGCGGCGTGGACGGTGCGGTGGCGCTGCTGATGACCTCCCTGGTGTCCTTCGGGCTGGTCGCGCTCGGCGCCGCGCTGTGGGTGGCCGCGACCGGCACCGCGCTGCTGTCGCTGCCGGCCACGCACGACCCGGTGCTGCTGCTGCTGGCCTCGGTCTTCATCCTCGCCGGGCTGGGCTTCAAGCTCTCCGCGGTGCCCTTCCACGCCTGGACGCCGGTGACCTACACCACGGCCTCGCTGCCGGTGACGGCCTACCTGGCCACGGTGTCCAAGGCGGCGGCGGTCGGCGCCGCGGTGGTGCTCGTCCGCGCCGTCGGCGAGGTCGACCAGACCTCGCTGCTGGCGATCGCGTTGATGGCGGCGCTGTCGATGAGCGTCGGCAACGTCGTCGCCCTCGTCCAGACCGACGCGGTGCGGCTGCTCGCCTGGTCGACCGTGGCCCAGGCCGGCTGGGTGCTGCTGCCGCTCGCCTCGCTGTCCTCGCGCGCGGTGCACGCCGCGGGGTCCTACCTGGTCGTCTACGTCCTGGGGACGCTGCTCGCCTTCACGGTGGTGGTCGCGGTCGCGGAGTACCACGGACCCGACGGCGGGGCCGCGGGCACCTCGCTCGAGGCGCACGCCGGGCTGCTGCGCAGGCGCCCCCTGCTGGGGCTGCCGCTGGGTCTGGCGCTCCTGACGCTCGCGGGGCTGCCCCCGGCCGTCGTGGGGCTCGTGGCCAAGGTCGTGGCGCTGCGCCCCGTCGCCGGCGACGGCACCTGGTGGCTGGCGGTCGTCGCGGCGCTCAACGTCGCGCTCGGCGTCGCCGTCTACGTCCGCTGGCTGGTGCGGGTCCTGGGGCCGGCGCCGCTCGGCTCGGCGCCCGCGTCCGGACCAGTCCCGGCCGCCGACGCGCAGGCGGTGCCCGGGGGGACGGCTGCAGGTCGCACCCCCGTCCGGGTGTGGACGGTGGTCGGCGTGCTGAGCCTGCTCGTCGTGGTCTGGAGCGTCAGCCCCGTCGGCGTCGTGTAG
- a CDS encoding response regulator: MISVLIADDQALVRTGLRMIVEAEPDLTVVGEAADGVEAVALARRHDPDVVLMDIQMPALDGIAATRSVVRDCPGTRVLVLTTFDRSQLVYDALVAGASGFLLKDAPRESLLAGLRAVHRGEELLAPSITRRLIEEFTRLDRLPAAPELDTLTDREHEVLLLVAAGRSNAEIAQDLFITVQTVKTHVARILAKLGVRDRVQAVVLAYESGLVRPAGRART; this comes from the coding sequence GTGATCTCCGTCCTGATCGCCGACGACCAGGCGCTGGTGCGCACCGGTCTGCGGATGATCGTCGAGGCAGAACCGGACCTGACCGTGGTCGGGGAGGCCGCCGACGGGGTCGAGGCCGTCGCCCTGGCGCGCCGCCACGACCCGGACGTGGTCCTGATGGACATCCAGATGCCGGCCCTCGACGGCATCGCGGCGACCCGGTCGGTGGTGCGGGACTGCCCCGGCACGCGGGTCCTCGTGCTCACCACCTTCGACCGCTCGCAGCTGGTGTACGACGCCCTCGTCGCCGGTGCGAGCGGCTTCCTGCTCAAGGACGCCCCGCGCGAGTCCCTCCTCGCCGGTCTGCGTGCCGTGCACCGGGGCGAGGAGCTGCTCGCCCCCTCGATCACGCGCCGTCTCATCGAGGAGTTCACCCGCCTCGACCGGCTGCCCGCGGCGCCGGAGCTGGACACCCTCACCGACCGCGAGCACGAGGTGCTCCTCCTGGTGGCCGCCGGCCGCTCCAACGCCGAGATCGCGCAGGACCTGTTCATCACGGTGCAGACGGTCAAGACGCACGTCGCCCGGATCCTGGCCAAGCTCGGTGTGCGGGACAGGGTGCAGGCCGTGGTGCTGGCCTACGAGTCGGGCCTCGTCCGGCCGGCCGGTCGGGCCAGGACCTGA
- a CDS encoding sensor histidine kinase, with the protein MRALRRWRSALAAVVLVAVCALALAEALAGGRLLADTGVLLVAAAALAAGVWSRTVPTCAAVLVGAALMTVTSQVTDPGDYAVADDAVFWIVVLGCPALVGAGWAARGRQVRELRRLSVVRAAQLASEVEAARIAETTRVAARVQEDVVQTLGAILVLAEGAAGAGPDERGATQQAALVEIERSARHALDQLREHIGWLRGGPAPGRGPASPDQDGSRPERAVGAVPVVTGPAPRPGTGAIDLLAALAAVGVSVEVAVTGHAFGPTWAAVLAPLALTWPLAQRRRRPLVAVVTFFAVTLVVSHLLVRLDDMVTPILPMVLVGFAAGAYVRSWTGRLTAALLLATGSAAVAATDPAGIDRESLTATLVVLALAAAAGTVAAASLARVQVLDDLLRTIERHRDDEVTLATARQRQAIARDLHDTVASAATIICLQAGAAQTVPAQDPVVHEALQTIASTARQAVREIRISLDLVDRAAAAGTPGGSGAGGVQEVVATARRTGVDAQLRTPVPPLPASTEELVVRVVRETVVNASRYAPGAHVVVAVHRDGDDVLVRVSDDGPGLACAPAAWSRGGTGTGLAGLTERLTLHGGTLTHGPLGARGYEVRARLPVPAAEGAAAAHAGLAVTS; encoded by the coding sequence GTGAGAGCGCTTCGGCGGTGGCGGTCGGCCCTGGCGGCCGTGGTCCTGGTGGCCGTGTGCGCCCTCGCCCTGGCCGAGGCGCTGGCCGGTGGACGCCTCCTGGCGGACACAGGTGTGCTCCTGGTCGCGGCGGCCGCGCTGGCTGCCGGCGTCTGGTCCCGCACCGTCCCGACCTGCGCCGCGGTGCTCGTCGGGGCGGCTCTCATGACGGTGACGAGCCAGGTCACCGACCCTGGCGACTACGCCGTGGCCGACGACGCGGTCTTCTGGATCGTCGTCCTCGGCTGTCCGGCGCTCGTCGGCGCGGGGTGGGCGGCCCGTGGGCGCCAGGTCCGCGAGCTGCGTCGGCTCTCCGTCGTCCGCGCCGCGCAGCTGGCCTCCGAGGTGGAGGCCGCACGCATCGCCGAGACCACCAGGGTCGCGGCGCGGGTCCAGGAGGACGTCGTCCAGACCCTGGGGGCGATCCTCGTGCTGGCGGAGGGGGCGGCGGGAGCCGGACCTGATGAGCGGGGGGCGACCCAGCAGGCCGCGCTCGTGGAGATCGAGCGGTCCGCGCGGCATGCCCTCGACCAGCTGCGGGAGCACATCGGCTGGCTCAGGGGCGGCCCGGCGCCGGGGCGAGGACCGGCGTCGCCGGACCAGGACGGCAGCCGGCCTGAGCGGGCGGTCGGCGCCGTCCCCGTCGTCACGGGCCCCGCACCGCGACCCGGGACCGGCGCGATCGACCTGCTCGCCGCCCTCGCCGCGGTCGGGGTCTCGGTGGAGGTGGCGGTGACCGGACACGCCTTCGGGCCCACCTGGGCCGCAGTCCTGGCGCCGCTCGCGCTCACCTGGCCGCTGGCGCAACGACGCCGCCGTCCGCTGGTCGCGGTGGTGACCTTCTTCGCGGTCACGCTGGTGGTCAGTCACCTGCTCGTGCGCCTGGACGACATGGTGACGCCGATCCTGCCGATGGTGCTCGTCGGGTTCGCGGCCGGTGCGTACGTGCGCTCCTGGACCGGCCGCCTGACCGCCGCCCTCCTCCTCGCGACGGGCTCCGCCGCTGTCGCCGCGACGGACCCCGCGGGGATCGACCGCGAGTCGCTGACCGCGACGCTGGTCGTGCTCGCGCTCGCCGCCGCGGCCGGGACGGTCGCGGCCGCCAGCCTGGCGCGGGTTCAGGTGCTCGACGACCTGCTCCGCACCATCGAGCGGCACCGTGACGACGAGGTCACCCTGGCCACCGCGCGGCAGCGGCAGGCGATCGCCCGCGACCTGCACGACACCGTGGCCTCGGCGGCCACCATCATCTGCCTGCAGGCGGGCGCCGCGCAGACGGTGCCGGCGCAGGACCCAGTCGTGCACGAAGCCCTGCAGACCATCGCGTCCACCGCGCGCCAGGCCGTCCGGGAGATCAGGATCAGCCTCGACCTGGTCGACCGTGCCGCCGCGGCCGGCACCCCGGGGGGCAGCGGCGCGGGAGGTGTCCAGGAGGTCGTCGCGACCGCCCGCCGCACGGGGGTGGACGCACAGCTGCGCACCCCCGTCCCTCCCCTGCCCGCGAGCACCGAGGAGCTGGTGGTCAGGGTGGTCCGGGAGACCGTGGTCAACGCCTCCCGCTACGCGCCGGGCGCCCACGTCGTGGTCGCTGTGCACCGGGACGGAGACGACGTCCTCGTCCGGGTGAGCGACGACGGTCCCGGACTGGCCTGCGCCCCGGCGGCCTGGTCGCGTGGGGGCACGGGCACCGGGCTCGCCGGCCTGACGGAACGGCTCACGCTCCACGGCGGCACGCTCACCCACGGTCCGCTCGGCGCACGGGGGTACGAGGTCCGTGCCCGGCTCCCCGTGCCCGCCGCGGAAGGGGCCGCAGCGGCTCACGCAGGCCTGGCGGTCACCTCGTGA
- the htpX gene encoding zinc metalloprotease HtpX, producing the protein MHRHFNGLKTVVLFGAIWALFLGLGAVVGGGRYLWLFALFGVATTFYSYWNSDKLAIRAMRAYPVTREQQPGMYRIVEELSQKAGKPMPRLYVSPTAAPNAFATGRNPQHAAVCCTEGILHLLDERELRGVLGHELMHVYNRDILTSSVAAAVAGIITSVAQMMLFFGGGNRGNGGNPIAMLAMALLAPFAATVIQLAISRSREFDADEDGATLTGDPLALASALRKLEQGTARAPLAPEPAVVNASHMMIANPFRARDVTRMFATHPPMDKRIARLEGMADRNQPGIERL; encoded by the coding sequence ATGCACAGGCACTTCAACGGGCTCAAGACGGTCGTCCTGTTCGGCGCGATCTGGGCGCTGTTCCTCGGGCTGGGCGCGGTCGTCGGGGGTGGTCGCTACCTCTGGCTGTTCGCGCTGTTCGGGGTCGCGACGACGTTCTACAGCTACTGGAACTCCGACAAGCTGGCGATCCGCGCCATGCGCGCCTACCCGGTCACGCGCGAGCAGCAGCCGGGGATGTACCGCATCGTCGAGGAGCTCTCGCAGAAGGCCGGCAAGCCGATGCCGCGGCTCTACGTGAGCCCGACGGCGGCGCCCAACGCGTTCGCGACGGGCCGCAACCCGCAGCACGCGGCGGTCTGCTGCACCGAGGGCATCCTGCACCTGCTGGACGAGCGCGAGCTGCGCGGCGTCCTCGGCCACGAGCTGATGCACGTCTACAACCGCGACATCCTGACCAGCTCGGTCGCGGCCGCGGTCGCCGGGATCATCACCTCGGTGGCGCAGATGATGCTCTTCTTCGGCGGGGGCAACCGGGGCAACGGCGGCAACCCGATCGCGATGCTGGCGATGGCGCTGCTCGCGCCGTTCGCCGCCACCGTCATCCAGCTGGCGATCAGCCGCTCCCGGGAGTTCGACGCCGACGAGGACGGCGCCACCCTCACCGGCGACCCGCTCGCGCTCGCGTCCGCACTGCGCAAGCTCGAGCAGGGCACGGCACGTGCGCCGCTCGCGCCGGAGCCGGCGGTCGTCAACGCCAGCCACATGATGATCGCCAACCCGTTCCGCGCCCGCGACGTCACCCGGATGTTCGCGACCCACCCGCCGATGGACAAGCGCATCGCCCGGCTCGAGGGCATGGCGGACCGCAACCAGCCCGGGATCGAGCGGCTCTGA
- the folP gene encoding dihydropteroate synthase, producing the protein MRSVVLPGPVQLPRAAALVLRGQTFDSSRPAVMAILNRTSDSFWAGNRHVALDDALAALHEAVADGADIVDVGGVRAGQEGEQVSAAQEKDRVLPLLEAARTAYPDLVLSLDTWRSEVAEAAGGLLDLVNDTWAGADPELVRVAARTGAGVVCSHTGGLPPRTDPVAVRYADEEGDDELAVVRDVLRVLTRGAHTALDAGVPAERILVDPTLDFGKTTRHSLTTLRHTADVAALGFPVLQALSRKDFVGETLDLEADERLEGTLAATAVAAWLGTTVFRAHDVRATRRVVDMVASIRGDRPPALSVRGVPPG; encoded by the coding sequence ATGAGGTCAGTCGTGCTTCCCGGCCCCGTGCAGCTCCCGCGCGCCGCCGCGCTCGTCCTGCGGGGACAGACCTTCGACTCCTCGCGCCCCGCGGTGATGGCCATCCTCAATCGCACCAGCGACTCCTTCTGGGCCGGCAACCGGCACGTCGCGCTCGACGACGCGCTCGCGGCCCTGCACGAGGCGGTCGCGGACGGCGCGGACATCGTGGACGTCGGCGGGGTCCGGGCCGGGCAGGAGGGCGAGCAGGTCAGCGCCGCCCAGGAGAAGGACCGGGTGCTGCCTCTCCTCGAGGCGGCGCGCACCGCATACCCCGACCTCGTGCTCTCGCTCGACACCTGGCGCAGCGAGGTGGCCGAGGCCGCCGGCGGACTCCTCGACCTCGTCAACGACACCTGGGCCGGCGCGGACCCCGAGCTCGTGCGCGTCGCCGCCCGCACCGGCGCGGGCGTCGTCTGTTCGCACACCGGTGGCCTGCCGCCGCGGACCGACCCGGTCGCCGTGCGCTACGCCGACGAGGAGGGCGACGACGAGCTCGCGGTGGTCCGCGACGTGCTGCGGGTGCTGACGCGGGGTGCGCACACGGCCCTGGACGCAGGCGTGCCGGCCGAGCGGATCCTCGTGGACCCCACCCTCGACTTCGGCAAGACCACGCGGCACTCACTGACCACGCTGCGGCACACGGCCGACGTCGCCGCCCTCGGCTTCCCCGTGCTCCAGGCGCTGTCGCGCAAGGACTTCGTCGGCGAGACCCTCGACCTGGAGGCCGACGAGCGGCTCGAGGGCACCCTCGCCGCGACGGCCGTGGCCGCCTGGCTGGGCACGACGGTCTTCCGCGCCCACGACGTGCGCGCGACCCGCCGCGTGGTGGACATGGTCGCCAGCATCCGCGGCGACCGCCCGCCCGCGCTCAGCGTGCGGGGCGTGCCCCCGGGCTGA
- a CDS encoding RNA polymerase sigma factor translates to MALRLAGEGGPATVTTDARDATWFDGFFAQHATSVHRYFVRRAAHVDVEDLAAEVFATAWRRREKIPHGFELPWLYKTASYVLANHRRKPTLTLLSDYGGHEEGSASRSVDPADLVMTDDVVRRALSRLSTRDRSVLMLHAWEDLDGEGLAAALGLTRGGAAAALSRARARLREAWDEEH, encoded by the coding sequence ATGGCGCTTCGTCTGGCGGGCGAGGGTGGGCCGGCGACGGTGACCACCGACGCGCGGGACGCCACCTGGTTCGACGGATTCTTCGCCCAGCACGCCACCTCGGTCCACCGCTACTTCGTCCGGCGTGCCGCGCACGTGGACGTCGAGGACCTCGCGGCCGAGGTGTTCGCCACGGCCTGGCGGCGCCGGGAGAAGATCCCGCACGGCTTCGAGCTGCCCTGGCTCTACAAGACCGCCTCCTACGTGCTGGCCAACCACCGTCGCAAGCCCACCCTGACGCTCCTGTCGGACTACGGCGGCCACGAGGAGGGCAGCGCCTCGCGCAGCGTCGACCCCGCCGATCTGGTGATGACCGACGACGTGGTGCGGCGCGCCCTGTCCAGGCTCAGCACCCGCGACCGGAGCGTCCTGATGCTCCACGCCTGGGAGGACCTGGACGGCGAGGGGCTGGCCGCCGCGCTCGGGCTGACCCGCGGCGGGGCCGCCGCCGCGCTCTCCCGGGCCAGGGCCCGGCTCCGCGAGGCCTGGGACGAGGAGCACTGA
- a CDS encoding YajQ family cyclic di-GMP-binding protein translates to MADSSFDIVSKVDQQEVANAVNQAAKEISQRYDFKNVGASVELSGETIRMTASSEERCRAVLDVLQTKLVKRGVSLKHLDYSNDGEPRLSGKEYRLEAALQSGISSENAKKISKIIREEGPKGVKPTIQGDELRVTSKSRDDLQEVQRLLKGKDLDVALQFTNYR, encoded by the coding sequence ATGGCCGACTCGTCCTTCGACATCGTCAGCAAGGTCGACCAGCAGGAGGTCGCCAACGCCGTCAACCAGGCAGCCAAGGAGATCAGCCAGCGCTACGACTTCAAGAACGTCGGCGCCAGCGTCGAGCTCTCCGGCGAGACCATCAGGATGACCGCCAGCAGCGAGGAGCGCTGCCGGGCGGTGCTCGACGTGCTGCAGACCAAGCTGGTCAAGCGCGGCGTCTCGCTCAAGCACCTGGACTACAGCAACGACGGCGAGCCCAGGCTCTCCGGTAAGGAGTACCGGCTCGAGGCCGCCCTGCAGTCGGGCATCTCCAGCGAGAACGCCAAGAAGATCTCCAAGATCATCCGCGAGGAGGGCCCGAAGGGGGTCAAGCCGACCATCCAGGGCGACGAGCTCCGCGTCACCTCCAAGTCGCGCGACGACCTGCAGGAGGTGCAGCGCCTGCTCAAGGGCAAGGACCTCGACGTCGCGCTGCAGTTCACCAACTACAGGTGA
- a CDS encoding MFS transporter, translated as MPNIRVAVDARPSRPERMGRLPLTREHLRLLLGSGTGWALDAMDVGLISFVGLAVATQWDLSRTEQSWLLSVGFVGMAIGATVGGLLADRYGRRTVFALTLLVYGVATGASALVTGLAALLVLRFLVGLGLGAELPVASTLVSEMSPTRIRGRMVVVLEAFWAVGWLLAALIGYFVVPVSDAGWRWAFALGLVPALYAVVVRWGLPESPLFLERRGRVEEAEAVVRRFEASAGVEPQESAPLPAAAARTPGQLWSPAYRVRTAGIWLVWFCVNFSYYGAFIWLPTLLHAQGYDMVRSFGYTLVITLAQLPGYAVAAFLVEVWGRRATLATFLVGSAISAALFGMAGGVGQLIASGMALSFFNLGAWGALYAITPEIYPTSIRGAGAGAAAGFGRLASIIAPLSVPFVLGWWGDAGLFAVFGATFAAGALAAYLLLPEQAGEVLDVG; from the coding sequence ATGCCGAACATAAGGGTTGCCGTCGACGCCCGCCCCAGCCGTCCCGAGCGGATGGGCCGGCTGCCGCTGACCCGTGAGCACCTGCGCCTGCTGCTCGGCTCGGGGACCGGCTGGGCCTTGGACGCCATGGACGTCGGCCTCATCTCCTTCGTCGGCCTGGCCGTCGCCACCCAGTGGGACCTGAGTCGCACCGAGCAGTCGTGGCTGCTGTCGGTCGGCTTCGTCGGCATGGCGATCGGCGCCACCGTCGGCGGGCTGCTCGCGGACCGCTACGGCCGGCGCACGGTCTTCGCGCTGACGCTCCTCGTGTATGGCGTGGCGACCGGGGCCTCCGCGCTCGTCACCGGCCTCGCCGCGCTGCTCGTGCTCCGCTTCCTGGTCGGCCTGGGCCTGGGGGCCGAGCTGCCGGTGGCCTCCACGCTCGTCAGCGAGATGTCGCCGACGCGCATCCGCGGCCGGATGGTCGTGGTGCTCGAGGCGTTCTGGGCCGTCGGCTGGCTGCTCGCCGCGCTCATCGGCTACTTCGTGGTGCCGGTCTCCGACGCGGGCTGGCGCTGGGCCTTCGCCCTCGGCCTCGTCCCGGCCCTCTACGCCGTCGTCGTCCGCTGGGGACTGCCGGAGTCGCCGCTGTTCCTCGAGCGGCGCGGCCGGGTCGAGGAGGCCGAGGCCGTGGTCCGCCGGTTCGAGGCCTCGGCCGGCGTCGAGCCGCAGGAGAGTGCGCCGCTGCCCGCAGCCGCCGCGCGCACCCCGGGCCAGCTGTGGTCGCCCGCCTACCGGGTGCGCACCGCCGGGATCTGGCTGGTCTGGTTCTGCGTCAACTTCTCCTACTACGGCGCCTTCATCTGGCTGCCGACGCTGCTGCACGCCCAGGGCTACGACATGGTGCGCTCCTTCGGCTACACCCTGGTCATCACCCTCGCCCAGCTGCCCGGGTATGCCGTGGCCGCCTTCCTCGTCGAGGTCTGGGGCCGCAGGGCCACCTTGGCGACCTTCCTGGTCGGCTCCGCCATCTCCGCGGCGCTCTTCGGGATGGCCGGCGGCGTCGGCCAGCTCATCGCGTCCGGCATGGCGCTGTCCTTCTTCAACCTCGGCGCCTGGGGTGCCCTCTACGCGATCACCCCGGAGATCTACCCGACGTCGATCCGCGGCGCCGGGGCCGGCGCGGCGGCCGGGTTCGGCCGACTGGCCTCCATCATCGCGCCGCTGTCGGTGCCCTTCGTCCTCGGTTGGTGGGGCGACGCGGGGCTCTTCGCGGTCTTCGGTGCAACCTTCGCAGCCGGCGCGCTCGCGGCATACCTCCTGCTGCCGGAGCAGGCAGGCGAGGTACTTGACGTCGGGTAA